A genomic window from Candidatus Methylacidiphilum fumarolicum includes:
- the rplO gene encoding 50S ribosomal protein L15, producing MMLNDIKPAIGAKKRKKRVGCGESSGHGKTSGKGHKGQKARSGGSIRIGFEGGQMPLIRRIPKRGFNNKRFHIQYAPVNLSSIEGITEEVIDENLLRKLGLVKGRVDGIKILGKGEISRAYIFKVHAVSTSAKEKIEKVGGKIELIQ from the coding sequence ATGATGCTTAATGATATCAAGCCTGCAATAGGAGCCAAGAAAAGAAAAAAAAGGGTTGGCTGTGGTGAAAGTTCAGGCCATGGCAAAACTAGTGGCAAAGGGCATAAAGGACAGAAAGCACGCTCTGGGGGATCGATACGAATAGGTTTTGAAGGCGGTCAAATGCCACTTATCCGGAGAATCCCCAAAAGAGGATTTAATAATAAGCGGTTTCATATTCAGTATGCACCTGTTAATCTTAGCTCCATTGAGGGTATTACTGAGGAGGTAATAGACGAAAACTTGTTAAGGAAATTGGGATTAGTCAAAGGAAGAGTCGACGGGATAAAGATCTTAGGAAAAGGAGAAATCAGTAGAGCCTATATTTTTAAAGTCCATGCTGTGAGTACTTCTGCAAAAGAAAAAATCGAAAAAGTAGGCGGTAAGATTGAATTGATTCAATAG
- the rpsE gene encoding 30S ribosomal protein S5 has product MNSKENTISPAILEEKSSYIPKEEEGALEPKGSKKRIRRHFEKKDLKQDESFHEELMDRVIYVNRCAKVVKGGRRYSFGALVVVGDRAGQIGLGFGKANEVTDAVKKATENARKNMEQIMRTGDTIPHEVIGEFSGGRVLLKPASPGTGIIAGVTVRSILEAAGIKDVLTKSLGSKNPYNVAKATFKALAQLKSRDEVFQRRGKEINLSSKK; this is encoded by the coding sequence ATGAATTCAAAAGAAAATACGATCTCACCTGCAATTTTAGAGGAAAAGTCATCCTATATCCCTAAAGAAGAGGAAGGAGCTTTAGAGCCTAAAGGATCTAAAAAAAGGATTCGGCGTCATTTTGAAAAAAAAGATCTCAAACAGGATGAGTCTTTCCATGAAGAGTTGATGGATAGAGTCATCTATGTGAACCGCTGTGCAAAGGTAGTAAAGGGTGGTAGACGGTATAGTTTTGGGGCCTTAGTAGTTGTAGGAGATAGGGCTGGACAGATTGGATTAGGTTTTGGAAAGGCAAATGAAGTAACTGACGCTGTCAAGAAAGCTACAGAGAATGCACGAAAAAACATGGAACAGATAATGAGAACCGGTGATACTATTCCGCATGAGGTGATAGGAGAATTTAGTGGAGGAAGAGTGTTGTTAAAGCCTGCTTCTCCAGGTACTGGGATTATTGCCGGGGTTACGGTACGTTCAATATTGGAAGCAGCAGGTATCAAGGATGTTCTAACGAAATCGTTAGGATCAAAGAATCCCTACAATGTGGCTAAAGCTACTTTTAAAGCACTAGCTCAATTGAAATCTCGAGACGAAGTTTTTCAGAGAAGAGGAAAAGAAATAAATCTTTCCTCTAAAAAATAA